The following are encoded in a window of Gramella sp. MT6 genomic DNA:
- a CDS encoding RNA methyltransferase: protein MEKRKLRNSELDRKSIDQFKEAKKTPIIVILDNVRSLNNIGSVFRTADAFLIQKIYLCGITAQPPHKDIQKTALGATETVSWEYVEDSIELVEKLKKEGIKVYSIEQAEGSVMLNDFKPASETTCAVVFGNEVKGVQQKVVSASDGVIEIPQLGSKHSLNISVSTGVVLWDLFSKLQLAQD from the coding sequence ATGGAAAAGAGAAAACTTCGCAACAGCGAACTTGATCGAAAAAGTATCGATCAATTTAAGGAAGCTAAAAAGACGCCTATTATTGTAATTCTTGATAATGTAAGGAGCCTGAACAATATAGGATCCGTTTTTCGTACTGCCGATGCTTTCCTGATTCAAAAGATCTATCTCTGCGGAATTACCGCTCAACCGCCACATAAAGATATTCAGAAAACTGCCCTGGGAGCGACTGAAACCGTTTCCTGGGAATATGTTGAGGATAGCATTGAGCTAGTTGAAAAATTGAAAAAAGAGGGCATAAAAGTTTATTCTATAGAACAGGCAGAAGGTTCGGTGATGCTTAATGATTTCAAACCAGCATCAGAAACTACTTGTGCTGTTGTATTTGGAAATGAAGTTAAAGGAGTTCAACAAAAAGTGGTCTCGGCCAGCGACGGAGTGATAGAAATACCTCAGCTTGGAAGCAAACATTCCCTGAATATTTCAGTAAGTACGGGGGTTGTCCTCTGGGATCTGTTTTCTAAACTACAACTGGCTCAGGATTAA
- the folK gene encoding 2-amino-4-hydroxy-6-hydroxymethyldihydropteridine diphosphokinase: MKSPKTVILALGSNLGDRSGFMQKALQMIHENIGWVIDVSRIYETPAWGFTGNSFLNACISVSTRLEAQQVLEELLGIENELGRERNDAGNYQNRTIDLDILLVEEEIIENETLRIPHPGIPERKFVLKPLADIAAAEKHPVSGKKISELLKDTTDGSEVSISKEELKKPALNYNFPGCNYIAVEGNIGAGKTSFSTMVSEDFNAKLILERFKDNPFLPKFYENKERYAFPLEMSFLADRYQQLSDDLAQYDLFKDFVISDYDVFKSLIFAKITLHEDEYSLYHKLFHLMYKELVKPELYIYLYQNTERLLENIKKRGRDYEQNIQPDYLVDINKSYLNFIKSQSNMKVQVIDISGLDFVSNRKDYLWLLSEIDKAVR; this comes from the coding sequence TTGAAATCCCCTAAAACAGTAATATTAGCACTGGGAAGTAACCTTGGTGACCGTTCCGGTTTTATGCAAAAGGCCCTGCAAATGATCCATGAAAACATTGGTTGGGTCATCGATGTTTCTAGAATTTATGAAACTCCAGCCTGGGGATTTACCGGGAATTCTTTTTTAAACGCCTGCATTTCTGTTTCTACAAGACTCGAAGCCCAACAGGTACTTGAAGAACTTTTGGGTATAGAGAATGAATTAGGTAGGGAACGCAATGATGCCGGTAATTATCAAAACAGGACGATAGACCTGGATATTCTACTCGTTGAAGAAGAGATCATTGAAAATGAAACCTTGAGAATTCCGCATCCGGGAATCCCGGAAAGGAAATTTGTTCTGAAGCCTTTAGCCGATATCGCTGCTGCTGAAAAACATCCCGTATCAGGGAAGAAGATAAGTGAATTATTAAAAGATACCACAGATGGATCTGAGGTTTCGATCTCTAAGGAAGAATTAAAGAAGCCTGCCTTAAATTATAATTTTCCCGGTTGTAATTATATCGCGGTAGAAGGTAATATTGGTGCTGGAAAAACGAGTTTTTCCACTATGGTTTCTGAAGACTTTAATGCGAAACTCATCCTGGAGCGTTTTAAGGATAATCCCTTTTTGCCGAAGTTTTACGAGAATAAGGAGCGTTATGCTTTTCCGCTGGAAATGTCATTTCTGGCAGATCGTTATCAGCAACTATCTGATGACCTGGCCCAGTATGATCTTTTTAAGGATTTTGTAATTTCAGATTATGACGTTTTTAAATCCCTAATCTTTGCGAAGATCACTTTGCATGAAGACGAATATTCCCTTTATCACAAGCTTTTTCATTTGATGTATAAAGAGCTGGTAAAGCCTGAACTTTATATTTATTTATATCAGAATACAGAGCGTTTGCTTGAGAATATCAAAAAACGCGGCCGCGATTATGAGCAGAACATTCAGCCAGATTACCTTGTAGATATCAATAAAAGTTACCTGAACTTCATCAAATCCCAGAGCAATATGAAAGTGCAGGTGATAGATATTTCAGGACTTGATTTTGTTTCGAACCGTAAGGATTATCTATGGTTGCTTTCTGAAATTGATAAAGCAGTTCGTTAA
- a CDS encoding queuosine precursor transporter, translated as MLTAQQIYMILSALFIASLVVSNLIFQKFFYWDFFGLYTFEISVGILPYPVTFLITDIISEVYGKKKANLVVTTGIFASFFSLLIVYASDAVPATTWSPINNALFGKVFGATAIAVFASMIAYLLAQYIDIHIFHFWKRVTKGKHLWLRNNFSTFLSQFVDTFSVLFLLCSFGKIDWELFGGLLLSGFLFKVLIAALDTPFLYAAVYGLRGLFNLKPAEELRLEEVRSEV; from the coding sequence ATGCTCACGGCTCAACAAATTTATATGATCCTGAGTGCCTTGTTTATCGCCTCCCTGGTTGTATCGAATCTCATTTTTCAAAAGTTCTTTTACTGGGATTTTTTCGGGCTGTATACTTTTGAAATTTCGGTAGGGATATTACCTTATCCGGTCACCTTTTTAATTACCGATATCATAAGTGAGGTTTACGGAAAAAAGAAAGCGAACCTGGTAGTGACCACTGGAATTTTTGCTTCTTTCTTTTCGCTGTTGATAGTTTATGCATCAGACGCCGTACCGGCCACCACCTGGTCGCCAATAAATAACGCATTGTTCGGTAAAGTTTTTGGTGCAACTGCAATTGCTGTTTTTGCTTCTATGATCGCTTATTTGCTAGCGCAGTATATAGATATACATATCTTTCATTTCTGGAAAAGGGTCACCAAAGGAAAGCATTTATGGTTACGAAATAACTTTTCCACCTTCCTATCCCAGTTTGTTGACACATTTTCGGTCTTATTTTTGCTTTGTAGCTTTGGCAAGATAGACTGGGAACTATTTGGAGGATTGTTGCTTAGCGGATTCTTATTCAAGGTTTTAATCGCAGCCCTGGATACGCCCTTCCTGTATGCCGCAGTATATGGGCTTAGAGGCCTGTTCAATTTAAAACCGGCAGAAGAACTTAGGCTCGAGGAAGTCAGGAGTGAAGTTTAA